Within the Pseudonocardia alni genome, the region CGCACCGACGTGGTGTGGCCGGGCGACGCCGCATCGACCGTCGCCCGGATGCGCGCGCTGCGTGACGAGTGGGCGGACGTCCTGGACGGGCTGTCCGACGACGACCTCGTCGCGGTCGCCACGTTCCCGTGGCAGGGGGATCCGGAGATGACGGTCGGCCACACCCTGGCCTGGGTGAACACCGAGCTGGCGAAGAACGTCGCGGAGGTCGGGCAGCTGCGGCTGGTGCGCGCGGCCGGTCACTGAGCGGACCCGGGAACGACGAACGCCGGGCCACCCGCGAGGGTGTGCCCGGCGTTCCGCCTTCCTGCTGGCGGAGGATAGGGGATTTGAACCCCTGAGGGATTGCTCCCAACACGCTTTCCAAGTCTGGGGAGCGGTGTTCGGATGGGACCAGCTCGTCCCGCACCTGCGTCTGAGTTTCCCGGTCCCGCTGCCGCGGACCTCGGTGAACGAGGGCGAATGAGACTGCGACTGAGACTGGGAGCAGGACGGTGTGATCCTTTCAAGGGGAGCCACGCTGGCCGGGTGACGGCCCCGTTGACCTGTGGGAACTCTAGTCCGGAGGGCAGTCCGGTCGAGACTTCGGCACGTATTCGGCGGAGCTCTGCTCGGCAGCATTCCACGGGCTACCGCGCAGATGGGGGTACATCTCTCCCCCTGGCGCGGGACGGCAGGCGGTTCGCACGTCCCTACCGTCTCGATCCATGGCCGACGTCGATGTCGTAGTTGTGGGTGCGGGTATGGCCGGAGTGGTCGCCGCGCGGACCTTGACCGCCCGAGGGCTGTCCGTCGTGGTGCTGGAGGCGGAGAGCCACACCGGCGGCCGCATCCGCACCGAGCGACGCCCCGGTCTTCGGTTGGAGCACGGCGGCATCTTCCACACCCACGGCTACCGCGCGATGGCGCGGCTCCTCCGGGAGGTCGGTCTCGACGGGGAGACGGTCGCGATCCCGACCGGGTTCCACACCGCGCTGCGACGCGGCGGCACGTGGCATCACGTCGACTACGGCTCGGTCCCCGGCCCGCTGCGGACCTCCGCACTGTCAGTCAGGGACAAGGTCTCCGTGCTCAAGGCCGCCGGCCCGATCCTGGTGTCGCGACCGAAGGACCTCGGCGACCTGGTCTCCTTCGCCGGGCGGGACTCGCGTGCGGTCACCGACGGGCTCACCCCCACCGCGGGAGGCTGGTTCACCGCAGCTCCGCACGAGTTCCTCTGGGGCGTCACCAGCGACCAGCTGTCGGCGGCGATGCTTGCCCTGCAGCTCCATGTCTTCTCCGGCCAGCTCCGCGAGATCGCCGGCGGCGCCGACCGCCTTGTCACGACGCTCGCCCAGGGACTCGACGTCCGCCACGACACACCGGTCGACCAGGTCGAGGACACCGGCGACGGCGTCGTGGTCCACGCCCGCGGCGAGCAGATCACCGCACGACGCGCCGTGCTGGCCTGCCCAGCCGACGTCACGGCCCGCATCTGGGCGCAGGCACCGGCGCCGGTCGCGGCCCACCTGACGATCCCCTACTCGCGCATCGACTACGTCTACCTCCGTACCCGCGAGGCGATCTCACTGACCGCGCAGGGCCGCCCCGTCGGGATGGAGGTCGTCACTACCCCCGAGGTCGGACAGGCGACGATGGGCGGCATCTACCTCGCCAACAGCTGGGCCGAGGAGGGTGGTCTGCTGCTCGTCACCGCGGCCCGTCCGGCACGCGCGGAGGACCTCGACGACACCGAGCTGGCCGACCGTCTTCAGGTCGACGTCGAGAAGTACCACCCCGAGGTCGTCGGGCAGGTCACCGACCGCGTCGTGATGCGGCACCAGCCCTACACCCCCACCTTCGGCCCGGGCACCGTTCGTCGTCTCGCCGCCGCACGTGCGGTTCTGCCCGCCGGAAACGTGGACCTGGCCGGGGACCACATGACCGCGCCGTGGGTCGACGGAGCCATTCGTAGCGGACAGCAGGCGGCCGAGCGGATCACGGACCACCTCGGCGCATAGGCTGAGCTCGGCGGTCATCGGGGAGGTGACTGCCGGTGCGGGGTGTGCTCGGTTCCTCCCCCGTCCCCCACGTACCGGCCGCCCTACTCGTCGTGGGGGCGGGGGGCAAGGGTGGCTTAGCCATCGCGCAGCGACGCCGGAGGCACCCTCGCACCGGTCCGGCGACGGGACGTGGTGGCCCGACCGGGCGGGCTCCGAGCCCGACCCGGTCCCGGTCATCGCCTGGGTCACCCGGCATCGGCTGGTGGTGGTCGATGACGCCGGTCCTCCTCCGTAGCCGGACGCCGCGGGACCGCACCGACGTGGTGTGGCCGGGCGACGCCGCATCGACCGTCGCCCGGATGCGCGCGCTGCGTGACGAGTGGACGCACGCCCTGGACGGACTGTCCGACGACCTCGTCGCGGAGGTCGGGGCAGCTGCGGCTGGTACGCGGTTCCGGTGTGGTCGAGCGGGATCGTGGTCACCGGAGCAGGTAGCGCTGGACCTTCCCGCTGGGGGTGCGGGGCAGGGAGTCCACGACGTGCACCTGCCGTGGATAGGCGTGGGCCGAGTACCGGGACCGGACCATGTCCTGCAGCTCGGTGACGAGGTCGTCCGGAGCAGCGACACCGTCCACCAGGACGACGTGGGCGACGACGATCTGACCACGCACCTCGTCGGGGGCGCCGACGACGGCGACGTCGGCGATCAGTGGATGTGTGGCCAGGACGCTCTCGACGTCGACCGGGCCGATCCGGTATCCGGCGGCGAGGATGACGTCGTCGTCACGGGAGGTGAAGAAGAAGTACCCGTCCGCGTCGACCTTCCCGATATCGGCTGTCAGGTACCAGGCGGCATCGGTGGTGAAGCGTTCGGCGGTCCGCTCCGGGGCGTCGACGTACCCGGTGAACCACATCAACGGGCTGTCGGTGGCGAGCGCGATCTGTCCATCGACGACCGCTGCCCGGAACCCCGGCAGCGCCCGCCCCATCGAGCCGGGCCGCACCGGGGCGCGGACCTCGTCGTGCCAACCGTTGACGATCACCATCCCCTGTTCGGTCTGCCCGTAGTGATCGCGGATCTCGACGTCCAGGGCGTCCTTCCCCCAGGTGACCACGTCGGGGGTCAGCGGTTCGCCCGCGGAGGACGCCCGCCGCAACCGCACCGTCGGCGCCGTGGTCGCGCGGCTCAGTGCGCGGTACACGGTGGGGGCCGCCGCGAAGTTGGTGACGCCGAAGCGTTCCAGCACCGCGTACGTGGTCTCGACGCCGAAGCCGGCGTCGAGCAGGAGGTTCCGCCCGCCGATGGCCAGCGGGCCGAGCACGCCGTAGTAGAGCCCGTACGCCCAGCCGGGATCCGCGGCGTTCCAGAACACGTCGTCGTCGGTGACGTCGAGTCCGAAGACCATGTAGGAACTGAACGCCGCGAGGGCACGGACCGGGACCGGGACCGCCTTGGGGTGTCCTGTGGTGCCGCTGGTGTAGAGCTCGACCAGCTGGCCGTCGCCCCCGACGGCCACCCGCCCGGTGACGGGCTCGGCGGCATCGAGCTCGGCGTCCAGACGCGGCCCCGCCTCCAGCACGATCCGGCCGTCGAGGGCGTCGAGCTTGGCCCGCTGGGCCGGCTCGGTCACGATCACACCGACGCTGCTGGCCTCCACCCGCATCTCGACAGCGGGGGCGGCGAACGCGGTGAACAGCGGTACGTGGACGGCACCGAGCCGCCAGATCGCCATGAGCGTCACCACCAGCTCGATCCGCTTGCCCATCAGCACCGCCACCCGGTCACCGGCCCGGACCCCGTGGGTGGCCAGGACCGTGGCCATCCGGCGGGACCGGTCCGCCAGCTCCCCGTAGCTCAGGTCGCGGCCGGCGAGGTCGACGTCGACCAGGGTGAAGGCGATCGCGTCGGGATCGTGCCGGTCGCACAGCAACCACGCCGCGTCGGCGTCGGCGGCACCGAAGGTCGCCGACCAGGTCTGCTCGTCCGTGTGGGTCACGGGGTCTCCCTCCGGGTACGTGGACGGGGCCGGGCAGGTCGGACGTCCGGGCACGTCGGGCCCGCGACGACTCGGTTGCGGATCGACCCGATCCCCTCGACCGTCATCTCGACGACGTCACCGGGGCGCAGCGGCGGCGGGTCGTCCGTCCCCCGCAGACCCCACAGCTCCGCGAGACAGCCACCGTTCCCGCAGGTCCCCGAGCCGATGACGTCCCCGGCCCGGACCTCCGTCCCGCGTGAGGCATAGGCCAGGAGCTCCTCGAACGGCCAGCCCATGTTCCCCAGCAGGTCGTGCCCGACGAGCGTGTCGTTCAGCGTGACCGACATCGCGAGGTCCAGGAAGCCGTGGGCGTCACGGTGCTGTTCGACCTCGTCGGCGGTGACGAGCCACGGTCCGAGCGTCGTCGCCGAGTCCTTGCCCTTGACCGGTCCGAGCTGTACGCGCATCTCCCGGCTCTGCAGGTCGCGCGCCGACCAGTCGTTGAGCACCGTGTAGCCGAAGACATGGCCCCGGGCCTGCTCGGGTGTCAGCGAGCGTCCGTCCCTGCCGACGACACAGGCGACCTCGAGCTCGAAGTCGAACCGCTCGCTGCCCGGTGGCACCGCGACGTCGTCGAACGCGCCCACGACGGCGTAGGGGTTGGTGAAGTAGAACGTCGGGGCCTGGTACCACTCCGGCGGCACCGCCGCCTCGGCGGTGACCGCGCGCAGCACGCCCTCGACGTGCTCCTCGAAGGCGACGAAGTCGCGGATCGTCGGCGGGGCGATCGGCGGCAGCAGCCGGACCTCGGACAGCGGGACCGGCGCCGTGGACAGCGCGGACGCGCCCGCCTCCAACGCGGCGGGCAGACCGGCGTGGACCAGGTCCAGCACGGTCCTGCCGTCGGGTAACGCGTGCAGCCCGACGTCGGTGACGACGCCCGACCGGACGACGCCCTCATGTGACCAGGTCGCGAGACGCATCTCTCCTCCTCAGGCGAAACAGCGGATGGGGCCGCCGTGGAACGCCGTCATGTCCTCCCACACGGCGCCCAGGTCGAGCCGGGTGCCGGGCGGGTCGCCGTCGAGCTCGCTGTAGGCGCGGTACAGGTTGCCGACGAGTCGCTCGGCCTCCTGCCAGTCCCGGTAGGGGTCGTCGGCGACGGCACGTGCGGCCTCCAGCGGGGGAGTTCCCGCGGCGTGACCCTCCCTCGCGACGGCATCGACGAAGCGGGCGTAGCCCTCCAGATCGTCCAGCAGGCGGCCGACCTCGGCTCCACGGCACACCGGGCCGTGCCCCGGTACGAGCACCTCGGCGTCGAGTGCACGGAGCTCCTCGAGTGCACGGAGGTACCCGGCGACGCTGCCCTCGACGAGGAAGGGCTGGCCACCGGCGAACGCGATGTCACCGGCGAAGACGACGCCGTCCTCGGGGAGCCGGACGACGATGTCCCCACGGGTGTGGGCCGGTCCGACCGGTATCAGCTGCACCGGCCGGTCACCGAGGTGCAGGGTCATCGGGCCCGCGAACGTGACGTCGGGCGGGCGGATCTCCTGCCGCCCGTAGTCCGGGCCGGGTAGCAGCCGGGCGGCGACGAGCCCCGCGGCCAGGAGGTCCTCGCGGCAGTGCTCGTGGGCGAGGATCGGGGTGTCCGCTCCCAGAAGCCAGTTGCCGAAGGTGTGGTCCCCGTGGTGGTGGGTGTTGACCAGCGCGTGCGGGCGGCCCGGTGCCACCTCCGCGACCGCGGACAGCAGCGCTCGGTTCCGGGTCTCCGTCGAGGTCGTGTCGACCAGCAGCGGACGATTCGGCGTGCCCAGCACGACACCGGTGTTGTTGATCATCCAGCTGCCGTCGGGCTGCACGTAGGCGAAGACTCCGGCCGCGACCTCGACCAGGTCCGCCCGCTCGATCGCGCGGCTCATCGGCCAACGGCCCTGCGATGCTCGGCGAAGACCGGTTCGAGCGCGTCCCAGGCACCGGGTGGTGTGCCCGGGAGCGTCCCGCCGCCGTCCGCGATGCGGGCGAGGAGGGCGTCGACCGCTGCGTCCGCCCGACGACCGAGGTCCACCGTGTCGAGATCGACGAGCACGCCGTCCCGCTTGACCACCCGGCCGTCGACCAGCACGGTCCGGACGTCCGCGACCGTCGTCTGGAACACGAGACTCCCGTAGGGGTCCGTCCGCGGGTGCTGCTCGAGTGCGTCTCCGCCGACGAGCACGAGATCCGCCCGCTTGCCGGGGGTGAGCGAGCCGATGCGGTCCCCGAGCCCCATCGCCTCGGCCGCGTTCACGGTGGTCCACCGCAGCGCGTCGGACGCCGGTGTGGTGACGACGTCGGGCATGCGGCCGGACAGGTTCAGCGCGTGCGTGGCGTCCCACCGGTCGAAGCCCAGGCCGAACCGCATCTGGTGCCAGAGGTCGCCGCTGTTGAGGCTCGTGACGTCCGCGGACAGGGTCGGGGCCAGGCCGTGACGCCGGCAGGCCTCGAACACCGGCCGTCCCATACCCATGTTGAGCTCGGTCTCGACCGAGATCGACACCTTGCCGCCGGACCGCACGAGCGCGGCCCACTCCTCGCCGGTGAGTGCGTTGCAGTGCACATGGACGATGTCCGGGCCCAGGACACCTGCGGCGTCGAGCTCGAGGACCCCACCGGTGATCGAGCTGCCCCACACGCATCCGGTGTGGTTGACGAGCAGGGCGCCGTACTCGCGGGCGACGGCGAACTCGTCGAGGGTCGCCTGCCAGGGCACTCCGAAGACCTCGTTCAGCGAGACGCCGAGGGAGAGCAGGCCGTCGCCGTCGCGGAACCAGGTGTCGGCCAGCCGTCGGAAGTCCCGGAGACGGTCCGCGTGGGTCCCGAACCGGGAGCCCCCCGGCGAGCTCTCGAAGAATCCGTGGCAGTGGGCTGCCCGGATGTGCGCGTCGCGCAGGCCCTGCACCGCCGCGTCCGAGTGGTCGGGGGTGTTGTTGGTGTGCGAGAAGTCGAGCAGCGTGGTGTATCGGATCGGCCGTAATCCCCGGGCCCCGGGCACCGGCGGTGGCCTCCGCGGCCGCCCGGACCGCCCGGATCACCGGGCGGTCGTCGTGCCCGCCGGTGGCCACGGCGACGTCGACGGGCGCTCCCTCCAGCGGCACGAAGGCCACCTCCGGATGGCTGCAGTAGCGGACCGCCACCGCCCCGTGCAGGCCGATCCGCCCGGACGTCGCGACGGCGGTCGGGATCGCGGCCGGTCGGCGGATCACCTGCCCTGTCCGCCCGCCCTGCCGGCCCGCCGCCGCCCACTCGGCGAGCCGGGGGTCCGCTCCGGCCATCGGGAGCCACGGCAGATCCGCCACATCGGCCTCCACGAGCCGGTCCGCGTCGGCCAACGGCGACGTGCGGGGGACCACCGCCACCCGTGGCGTACTCAGCACCGGCTGCATCACCAGGCCGTCGAGGCCACCCAGATGGTGCACCAGCCCGACGTCCACGTCGCCGCTCCGTACGGCGTCGTACTGGTCCATCAGATCGAGCTCCTCGTACTCGATGCGGACCCCCGGTGCCGCGGCGGCGATGCCCGAGACGAGCGTCCGCCATCGGTGCGCGACACCGAACCCGAGTACCCCGACCCGCAGCACCTGCCCGTCGGCCTCCACGCCGCGAACGGCTTCGACCAGGCTGTCGAACGAGGCCAGGGTCGTGCGGGCGTGCGCGATGACGCGGGCCCCGGCCGGCGTCACCGACACCCGGCGCGTCGTGCGGTCGAACAGCCGGACACCGAGCTCCCGTTCGAGCCGCCGGATCCGTCGTCCGAAATGCCCCTCGGCGACATAGTGCCGCGCCGCGGACCGTCCGAAGTGCAGCTCCTCGGAGAGCGTCACCACGTAGCGCAGGACATCGACGTCCATCGCCCACCTCACTCCACGACGGCAGGATCCAGGGACCGGGTATCCGGGACACCGCGCGGCCGGGCGGGACGACGGCTCTCGACCGGCGGCGCGGCCGGCCCCCAGCAGGTCCTCCGATGCCGGTCCGTCGTCGACCCTAGACCCGGATCGACCGCCGGCGAGCTCCGAGCGGACGCCTGGTGCCCGCAGGTGCCCCTGCAGCCGATGAGCGGAGCACACGAGCGCGGAGGGCCTGCGTGCCGTGACGAGGCTGATGAGCAGCAGGCACAGGACCAGGATGTACACCGCGAATGCCCAGCCGGGCGGGACCCCGCTGCGCAGCGTCAGGAGCGTGAACGCAGCTCCGAGGCCGACCAGGACGTGGAACACCAGGTTCTCGGAGCCGGCGGTCGCGCCAGGTCTTCCGGACGGTGGGGGAGTGCCGCTGCCGTGTCGGCGCCGACCGCGAAGACCATCGCGGTGGGAGCCGCGTCGAAGCCGGATCAGACGACGAGCGCCGCCCCGGCGATCGCCGCACGGAGGAGGTCGAACGGACCGATCGCCGAGTGGCTGTGCCGGGTCACGACAGCCGGGACGACGACGATGAGCGGGCCGAGTCCTGCCGCCGGTGTCAGTACGACGGGGAGGCCGACTCCCGCGGAGAGCTGCGCGAAGAAGGCGATCAGCGGTGCCGCCGTCCACAGGCCGAGTGCGGCGCTGAGGAGGACCCGGTTCGGATCGAGCACCGCCTTCCCACCTCGCAGCGCCTCGACGTCCCGTCCGCCGCCGGGCCGTCGCAGGGTGCGCAGGGATGCCGGACCTCGTCGCCTCGCCCGTCCACCGCGGAGACCGGGGCCGGGAACGACGAACGCCGGGCCACCCGCGAGGGTGTGCCCGGCGTTCCGCCTTCCTGCTGGCGGAGGATAGGGGATTTGAACCCCTGAGGGATTGCTCCCAACACGCTTTCCAAGCGTGCGCCCTAGGCCACTAGGCGAATCCTCCGCGAAAGAGGTTACGCGACGCCCTCGGTGATCCGACGCGGCCCCCTCGCCGCCCGACGGCGCCGTCCGTGGCACACTGTCCGTGGACCCCGTGCGGCGTCCATCCTGTGAACTCCCCCAGGGCCGGAAGGCAGCAAGGGTCAACAGGCTCTGGCGGGTGCGCGGGGTCCCCTTCTGTCTCCGAGCGGGTCCCCGGAGTGTCGGACCCCCTGGGTAGCCTTCCCCTCGTGGCTCTGGCTCTGTACCGCAAGTACCGCCCGGCCAAGCTGGCCGACGTCGTGGGGCAGGAGCACGTCACCGAGCCCCTGGCCACCGCCCTCACCGCGGGGCGGATCAACCACGCGTATCTGTTCTCGGGGCCGCGGGGCTGCGGCAAGACGTCCTCGGCGCGCATCCTGGCGCGCTCGCTGAACTGCGAGCAGGGGCCGACCCCGGATCCCTGCGGCGTCTGCAACTCGTGCATCGCGCTCGCCCCCGAGGGGTCGGGCAGCATCGACGTCGTCGAGCTCGACGCGGCGTCGCACGGTGGTGTCGAGGACGCGCGCGAGCTGCGTGACCGGGCGTTCTACGCGCCCGCCGAGTCGCGCTACCGCGTGTTCGTCGTCGACGAGGCGCACATGGTCACCACCCAGGGCTTCAACGCGCTGCTCAAGATCGTCGAGGAGCCCCCGGAGCACCTGGTTTTCGTGTTCGCGACGACGGAGCCGGAGAAGGTGCTCCCGACGATCCGGTCGCGGACCCAC harbors:
- a CDS encoding MBL fold metallo-hydrolase; amino-acid sequence: MSRAIERADLVEVAAGVFAYVQPDGSWMINNTGVVLGTPNRPLLVDTTSTETRNRALLSAVAEVAPGRPHALVNTHHHGDHTFGNWLLGADTPILAHEHCREDLLAAGLVAARLLPGPDYGRQEIRPPDVTFAGPMTLHLGDRPVQLIPVGPAHTRGDIVVRLPEDGVVFAGDIAFAGGQPFLVEGSVAGYLRALEELRALDAEVLVPGHGPVCRGAEVGRLLDDLEGYARFVDAVAREGHAAGTPPLEAARAVADDPYRDWQEAERLVGNLYRAYSELDGDPPGTRLDLGAVWEDMTAFHGGPIRCFA
- a CDS encoding AMP-binding protein, coding for MTHTDEQTWSATFGAADADAAWLLCDRHDPDAIAFTLVDVDLAGRDLSYGELADRSRRMATVLATHGVRAGDRVAVLMGKRIELVVTLMAIWRLGAVHVPLFTAFAAPAVEMRVEASSVGVIVTEPAQRAKLDALDGRIVLEAGPRLDAELDAAEPVTGRVAVGGDGQLVELYTSGTTGHPKAVPVPVRALAAFSSYMVFGLDVTDDDVFWNAADPGWAYGLYYGVLGPLAIGGRNLLLDAGFGVETTYAVLERFGVTNFAAAPTVYRALSRATTAPTVRLRRASSAGEPLTPDVVTWGKDALDVEIRDHYGQTEQGMVIVNGWHDEVRAPVRPGSMGRALPGFRAAVVDGQIALATDSPLMWFTGYVDAPERTAERFTTDAAWYLTADIGKVDADGYFFFTSRDDDVILAAGYRIGPVDVESVLATHPLIADVAVVGAPDEVRGQIVVAHVVLVDGVAAPDDLVTELQDMVRSRYSAHAYPRQVHVVDSLPRTPSGKVQRYLLR
- a CDS encoding NAD(P)/FAD-dependent oxidoreductase; protein product: MADVDVVVVGAGMAGVVAARTLTARGLSVVVLEAESHTGGRIRTERRPGLRLEHGGIFHTHGYRAMARLLREVGLDGETVAIPTGFHTALRRGGTWHHVDYGSVPGPLRTSALSVRDKVSVLKAAGPILVSRPKDLGDLVSFAGRDSRAVTDGLTPTAGGWFTAAPHEFLWGVTSDQLSAAMLALQLHVFSGQLREIAGGADRLVTTLAQGLDVRHDTPVDQVEDTGDGVVVHARGEQITARRAVLACPADVTARIWAQAPAPVAAHLTIPYSRIDYVYLRTREAISLTAQGRPVGMEVVTTPEVGQATMGGIYLANSWAEEGGLLLVTAARPARAEDLDDTELADRLQVDVEKYHPEVVGQVTDRVVMRHQPYTPTFGPGTVRRLAAARAVLPAGNVDLAGDHMTAPWVDGAIRSGQQAAERITDHLGA
- a CDS encoding amidohydrolase family protein → MPGARGLRPIRYTTLLDFSHTNNTPDHSDAAVQGLRDAHIRAAHCHGFFESSPGGSRFGTHADRLRDFRRLADTWFRDGDGLLSLGVSLNEVFGVPWQATLDEFAVAREYGALLVNHTGCVWGSSITGGVLELDAAGVLGPDIVHVHCNALTGEEWAALVRSGGKVSISVETELNMGMGRPVFEACRRHGLAPTLSADVTSLNSGDLWHQMRFGLGFDRWDATHALNLSGRMPDVVTTPASDALRWTTVNAAEAMGLGDRIGSLTPGKRADLVLVGGDALEQHPRTDPYGSLVFQTTVADVRTVLVDGRVVKRDGVLVDLDTVDLGRRADAAVDALLARIADGGGTLPGTPPGAWDALEPVFAEHRRAVGR
- a CDS encoding fumarylacetoacetate hydrolase family protein produces the protein MRLATWSHEGVVRSGVVTDVGLHALPDGRTVLDLVHAGLPAALEAGASALSTAPVPLSEVRLLPPIAPPTIRDFVAFEEHVEGVLRAVTAEAAVPPEWYQAPTFYFTNPYAVVGAFDDVAVPPGSERFDFELEVACVVGRDGRSLTPEQARGHVFGYTVLNDWSARDLQSREMRVQLGPVKGKDSATTLGPWLVTADEVEQHRDAHGFLDLAMSVTLNDTLVGHDLLGNMGWPFEELLAYASRGTEVRAGDVIGSGTCGNGGCLAELWGLRGTDDPPPLRPGDVVEMTVEGIGSIRNRVVAGPTCPDVRPARPRPRTRRETP